The Penicillium psychrofluorescens genome assembly, chromosome: 2 nucleotide sequence CTGTCATCTAGGGGCCACCGCAGTGGTAACCATAATTTCCGAGAGCCAAATATTCGTTTGTGTTAATTTCATGCCGAGGATTTCTTCAAATGCTTGCTGCAAGGGAAGTTACGGTTCGGAGGTTGATCGGAGGTTACTGGCCTGATATCTATCGCCTCTGTAACCTCCGAACTCCGCTAACTTCCGACCCTCTACAACTAGGCCTTTCACAACATCCAAACCCCTCAGAATGGCGCCGAATGATGACAACAGAATCGAAAAATATGCATGTGACTGTTGCAGATCGAGCAAGGTAATCCTACACCATTGAATGCTTTGAGACCACCGCTTCTGACGATGACGCAGGTCGCTTGCTCCCGGGAGAGCGCTGGATGCCAACGCTGTAGGAAGACCGGCGACAAATGCGCCTACTCGCGTTCTGGAGTAATTCGTCGAAGGAGGAAACGCAAGAATGGGACAGCTGACAGCAGCCCACTCAACTTGGACGCCGCTATCAACTGCACTTCTATTACTCCTGAAAACAACTTCAGTAGTGATGGTGTACAATGTCATCTAGCGGACGATATTGAAGCAACTCGCAAGCGGCTGCGCGACCTCGACACCCCGGAGCAGCAGACCTCTCTTGACGCGCTTTCCCATCTATCCAAAACCTGCGTGAGTACAGGTGTTCAGCATGAAGTTTCAAAGCGTGACACGGCGGCCAAAGATTTTTTTCTGTTCGAAGAACATGCAACAGAATGGGCTGAAGGTAAGAACCTCTTGATTTGGACCCTGTGACCCAAGTTTCTGATGACCCTTCCTCGCAGTCTTTGAAAACGCTCTTCAGAAAAGCGGACCATTGATGAGCACGCCGCCTCCGGACGTAATGGATCATCTCAGAGCAGCTCGTCCGCATAAAGTGCGTGAGAGAGCTTGGCTAGTCATGTATTACAGTATCATTCTCAACACAGTGGCGTCTACATCGCTCAAGGAAAGGCTTCAGCGCAATCTCTGGCTTGCTCTCAGCGACGTGGGCGTTTTGCTTGAACCCAGCGAAGCCAACATCAACGCATTAGTACTAGTATTGAGCCAGGCGTCAGAGTTTACAGGGCCGTCGCTATGCTGGATGCTCGCAACGAGCGCCTGCAGAATGCTGCAGGCGCTGGGAGTGAATCAACGCCGTCTCGATCCACAGACTCGTGAGCGGCGCCTGATAAGATTCTGGCATCTGAACCTGCTTGATAAAGGACTCGCTATCATCTTTGGCAGAACTCCAACGTTCCATCGAgagatggtgagagagaTTGGGCTCCCGTCGTTGGAACAGATCCAGCCCTCTAGAGCTCATCACACCTCAACCGGGGCATCTATGATCTTTGGAGCGCACTACATGTATCAGAAAATTCTACTTTCGCatctgatggatcagatctGGCACTGCCTCTACGGAGAAGCAAAACCAAATGACCCCAGCATCGAAGCGGCCAGCAAGGATTTGATTTCTTGGTATGAACAAGCAAGAAAGGTATGCAGTGCTTCCATGACGGGGAATAGTTAATGACCTTATTTGGTTCAATGAATCTTAATAGATTCTTGATGCTGCCGCGCTATCAGAGAAACCTTTCTGTGACGCTCAAAACGCAAGATCGATAGATGTCGCTCTTCGCACCATCGagttccatttcctccacCTTACTATCCTGCTTGCCCGATCTTCGGCCTACATGCAGGCACAATGCTTGGACGCTTCGAAGCGAATGCTCCACCTACTCCAAGACATGGCCCCCGAATCCAAAGAACCCCATCACCCAATCATCTGGCAGCTAGTATGTTGTCCATTTACCCCTTTATTAATTCTGTTTTGCGACATCCTTTCCAATAGCAAGCGTAATTTGGAAGAAAACAAGGAAGCATTGGCTGCTATGGAGCATCTTCCAAGATATCTGAAGGAATTAAGCCCACGGAACTCCCTTGCAGCAAGCTTAGAGGGCATTGCAAATGTCTTCGTGCAGCACGCGAGATCCGTGCTATGTCGCCAGGATCCTGCAGGCGCAAATGCCGCCGTTGTAGCAGCACAGAGCTCAACATTGCCACTGGGAAGTTTACCATATGACAGGCCATTTGACGTGGATATGCTTCATTCGAATTCGCTTTTCAGCAATACTGCCTCAGTTATGCCAACTACAGGACAGCTCGAAATTGGCAATTTTGATATCGAACTCAATAATGATCTGGCAATATTTACAAACAgcctcgacgatgatggaaTGTTTGACTGGCTGAACTGGGATAGTCAAGCACAAAAATCCGAGTACGCAGCATAGGCGGATCCCTTCGTCGTGTACACTAAGAGGAAGAATACAATGCTGCCGGATTTGGTGCGACATATAAAACTAGGCGGTTATTACGAATGAGGATAAATTGATTTGAGGGTTGTCTCGTAGTGTGTCCGATAACGATCATGCTTTATATCCAGACTATTTGGGTTGGAAAATAAAATGCGGGGTCCACCGTAGTCTCGAAAAACACACAGCTAGCGGCTGAACAACTCACTCAATAACAATAAACCATTCCTTACTCGCCATGCAGCCCTTCAAAATCGACCTTCCTCACAGCCACGTCTCTGGCCGTTTTTCTATCCCTAAGAATCGCGCCTCCAGCAAGTTCGTGCCTCTGCTTGTTTGCCTCCACGGCGGCAGCTATAATTCGGAATACTTCGATGCCAGCCCCGAGTACTCAATTACCGCGGTCACAGAGGCCCTGGGCATCCCCGTCGTATCTATAGACCGCCCAGGCTACGGGGAGAGCGACCCTTTCCCGTCTCCTTTCCCTAGCGACGGGCCTCGCAAAGATGACACATTCTCGCACCTGCAAGGCTCGTACCTCGACACCTGGGTACTCCCCGCCGTATGGGAGAAATTTGGAGAACAGTCGGGCGCGACAGCGGTTGTCCTTCTGGCACACTCCATcggcgccatgatggccatCAGCGCTGCTGGTCAACACAATGGCCAATACCCCTTGGCCGGATTGATCACATCGGGAATTGGTGCGGAGCTAAATCTGGAAATCAGTGCCAAGTTTGTGGATCTGGTTGGTTCGACCGAGCAAACCCACATGAAATTCGATCCGGTCATCAAGGACGCCTCAATGCTCCAGCTGCCAGCCAGGAAGGTGACCGATCCTCAAGTGGCTCAATTCTCTGAGCGGCTCAATAACCCGACTCCTGTTCATGAACTGATTGACATAAACACGACTTGGCTTGATTTATGGCATCGGTACTCGCATGCGGTCAAGGTCCCGGTCATGTATGGGATCAGCGAATTTGACGGACTCTGGATCTCCACGCAGGAGGCTGTCGACAAATACCGTGACGCGTTTCCGGCGAGCCCGCGAGTAGAATGCGGGATTGTGCCGATGGCACCGCATTATATCGAATTGAGTCTGCAGGGCAGAGGGTGGCTGACCAGGTGTTGCGGGTTTGCGATGGAATCTGCCGGCTGGGCTTATCTGGATGACCGCGGACCAGTTCCTGCACCAAGGTAATGTTGTAGAAATGCAGTTTCATCTCACTAGTCTACTATTTACAACCTACCAGGTAGATATGTGTGGGAGTGTACAATCCACGTGACGGACCAGTTTACTCCGGCCAGTCCCCTCTCCATTTCACCTCCCAAACCACCATGGAGGAATTGCCCGGCTCGCGTGATGTCTTCGGGCAACTGCCCCGACTAAAGGGATACACCCATCTTGCTTTGTGCTTCCCCTATCCCGACACAAAGCCCCGAGAAATAGCCGTCGAATCCCTGCAAGAGGCCTGTCAGCGATTAACAATAGCTTTGCCTTGGCTAGCGGGCAGAGTCGTCAACCTCGGCGCCGGTACTGGATGTTCTGGTATTTTCACCATCTGTTTATGCACCGAAACCGAAGCCATCCTCAAAGTCCAGGATCGGTCTGATGTGTGTCCGTCCTACGATGATATCCGTACCAACGGGACGAGCGATATGCTGGATTGTTCGCTGCTATCAGCCGAGACTACCCTGCCAGACAGCTACGAGGATGAGTCTGCGCCTGTCCTGACTCTAACAGCTACATGGGTCAAAAATGGCATCATACTAGACTGTGCTGCCCAGCATAATATCTTCGACATGGGCGGCATCGATCAATTCTTTCGGCTTCTGGCCACATCCCTTCAAAACGGAGATCTTCCACAACCTGCTATCGAGATCAACAACCGGGACCGCAGGTCTATATTCCCTCCTCTAGGCCAGGACGAGATCAAGTATGACCATACCGCAATGCGCTGTCCATCTGCTCTGAATAAACCATTGAGGCTCCCACTGCCGCCAGGCCCTCGTCCGGCGTTTCATCACTTTCGCTTCAGCGCAACAAATCTCGGGTTAATAGCAAGGAATTGTAATACGCCATCAATGGACGATGCACTAAGTGCCTTTGTGTGGAAACGTCTCAGCGCAGTCCGCCTCCATCTCTATAACAAGCCAGACGCTGTAACCGGGTTCTCCCGCGCAGTGGATTGCAGACGCACCTTGGGTGTCCCGGCAGAGTACATGGGACAACTAGCTGTGAAAACGTTTTCGACAATGACTCTCCGCAATATTGAGGGATCATCACTTGATATAGTGGCAGCACACCTCCGGAAAGACCTTCAAAAGATCCGAGACCAAAACTTCCTGCGCAGTTTGGCAACACTCATCGACTCAGAGTCCGATAAAAGTACATTTAACTTTGTCCAGGACTTTAATCCGGAGACTTGGATCAATGCGTCTTCATGGGTGGGCGTCAATGCCTACGCTCTGGAATTTGGTCTCCTGGGCAAGCCGGCGGTTGTTCGACGGCCAACCTCCAAACCCGTCCAAAGCCTTCTGTACTTCTTGCCACAGACGCAACAGGGCGACATTGACGTTTTGCTCTGTCTGACTGATGAAGAGATAGTGATGCTGAAAAAGGATGAGGAGTGGTCGAAGTATGCACGGTATATTGGTTGAAAATAATGAACATCTAGAAGACATCTGGCTGAGCATGTCTACCTTGCTCGCTCAAGTTGAACAAAAATAAGCAATAAACAAACCCCAAAGTAAAAGCGTGATTACAGGCCCTTCCAGTTGACAATCACAAGCGACTTCGTCCCGCCACCTCTGCTCTCAGAAACAGGCGCCCAATCCTTCAAAGTGCAGACCACCTCGAAGTTATTCTTCTCGAAGACTCTGAGACTGCCTTTATTCTCAACAAAGGCACAACTCTTGAGTAGGTGGATATTCATGCGTGGCACACCCCAGTCCTGCAGAACCGTTCTCATGGCAAGAGTCATGATTCCCCTACCGtggtgagaaggagaaaggaaaTCTGCAACGGATCATCAGTAACTAACAAAATCATCATACCTCCCAAACGAAGTCTAAACTACATACCTCCGATCGACCAAACAATCCTCCTATCCCCAGCAGATAACTCATTATTCAACCGCTGCGCCTCAGCCCTCTTCTCCGTGCCATACCCCTCTTCATAGAAGGAATACCGATCCATGCCAATATCCCCGATCAAGACATCCTTCAGCGGATCTCCCGTCTCGGGACCCTGTTCCGTGACTTCGCGGATAACAGTGAAGGGACAGGAATCAAAGAACGGTTTTTCCGTGTCCGGATTCTCGAATTCCGCACGCACGGCGCTGACGACTGGTTCTCCATCGTCACATTTCCTCTTCACCCATTCCTCTCCGTGTTCGGGGAGATATGGGTAGGGAGGACCCTCAAGATTCAGGTAGATTGTGGGTTCATTGAGAAGCCGGACTTGTGCGGCGACTGTCTCTTCTAGTTGGCTCAGTCGGTGGggggtgatgatgatgttggaTAAGGGTGTCGGTAAGCGCAGGTAGGGCTCTTTTGTGTGCGTGTTGTAGTGGACAGGCATTTTAGCTGGCTGATTTGTCCAGTAGTGACGGCTGGCAGTATTATTTGGAGTGGCTTTCAGGGGGAATTTGGGGGTTTTCCCTTTTTCGAGATGGATAGAGAGTCATCTCGGCTCGACTTACCCGTGAGTCACTACTCTCAGCCCCGAGCAAGCCAACACGGAGTATAAAGTGAGACCTTCCAAAATTAGACTCACAGGGAGATATGAGATACTACGTTGCACTCCCTATCCTGGTTGCTTTCTTTATTCTGATTGTGTTTCTTCAAAACAGGCAGCCCGACATGACTCAATCTACCTCTCGACGGTTAACGAGCCAAACACTGGTCAAAATGTAAACTCGGCAAAGCCCCAAAGACGAAATAAAACAGCATTCTACACGTCTTGAAGTGTATGATATACCTAGAAGTATTGTACAACCCGCCCCGATCATCTATGCAAAATCCCATCCGCCCAAACGCCATCAACTAAATCCATGAGAcacaaaagacaaaaagaccaacagaaagaaagaagaagaacaaacgCCAATTACACCCGAAAGATCAACATTAGACGTCGAGTATGTCTGCATTCTCGCTCTTAGAATCGTCGTCATTGTCCTCGACCGTGAACGAGTTCTTGAGCTTGCTGGGACCCGGTTTGGCGGTAGCGTTCTTCTTGGGCCCGTTcggctttttcttcttggtcggGCTGGGACTtccgtcctcatcatctgCCGCATGCGCGCGTTTtgatgccgaggaggttgggctgctggcgccgcTGCCCGCTCCCGCACTGCTGTCGGTTGGGGTCTGGTTGCGCGCACTACCTCGTCCGGAGATATTCATGCACCGGTCCATGTGCTGCGCCAGACGACTGATCACAAAATAGCGCGGGCAAATAGGACACTTGTTGGTTGGCACCGTGGGGATCGTatcgtcttctttcttctttttcgggTTCGGCATCACTGAGAACAGTTTCCCGTGCACGTCGTGACCGGGCACCGTGACCAACGGCTGATTCTGACAGTATCTAGCGGGTTGATCGGGTGGCGGGACCGCATTGGACCCGGTTGGCGGGTATAGCAGGCGTGGTAGGCGACACTCCGGACAAATGATCTGTTTTGTGGTGTGCAGCGGATTGCCCTTCAAAAAGACCTTGCCCCTATCAAATACGGCCCCCTCCGTCTCCAATTGTATGTCCGCC carries:
- a CDS encoding uncharacterized protein (ID:PFLUO_003310-T1.cds;~source:funannotate); amino-acid sequence: MTQVACSRESAGCQRCRKTGDKCAYSRSGVIRRRRKRKNGTADSSPLNLDAAINCTSITPENNFSSDGVQCHLADDIEATRKRLRDLDTPEQQTSLDALSHLSKTCVSTGVQHEVSKRDTAAKDFFLFEEHATEWAEVFENALQKSGPLMSTPPPDVMDHLRAARPHKVRERAWLVMYYSIILNTVASTSLKERLQRNLWLALSDVGVLLEPSEANINALVLVLSQASEFTGPSLCWMLATSACRMLQALGVNQRRLDPQTRERRLIRFWHLNLLDKGLAIIFGRTPTFHREMVREIGLPSLEQIQPSRAHHTSTGASMIFGAHYMYQKILLSHLMDQIWHCLYGEAKPNDPSIEAASKDLISWYEQARKILDAAALSEKPFCDAQNARSIDVALRTIEFHFLHLTILLARSSAYMQAQCLDASKRMLHLLQDMAPESKEPHHPIIWQLRNLEENKEALAAMEHLPRYLKELSPRNSLAASLEGIANVFVQHARSVLCRQDPAGANAAVVAAQSSTLPLGSLPYDRPFDVDMLHSNSLFSNTASVMPTTGQLEIGNFDIELNNDLAIFTNSLDDDGMFDWLNWDSQAQKSEYAA
- a CDS encoding uncharacterized protein (ID:PFLUO_003311-T1.cds;~source:funannotate), with protein sequence MQPFKIDLPHSHVSGRFSIPKNRASSKFVPLLVCLHGGSYNSEYFDASPEYSITAVTEALGIPVVSIDRPGYGESDPFPSPFPSDGPRKDDTFSHLQGSYLDTWVLPAVWEKFGEQSGATAVVLLAHSIGAMMAISAAGQHNGQYPLAGLITSGIGAELNLEISAKFVDLVGSTEQTHMKFDPVIKDASMLQLPARKVTDPQVAQFSERLNNPTPVHELIDINTTWLDLWHRYSHAVKVPVMYGISEFDGLWISTQEAVDKYRDAFPASPRVECGIVPMAPHYIELSLQGRGWLTRCCGFAMESAGWAYLDDRGPVPAPR
- a CDS encoding uncharacterized protein (ID:PFLUO_003312-T1.cds;~source:funannotate), with the translated sequence MEELPGSRDVFGQLPRLKGYTHLALCFPYPDTKPREIAVESLQEACQRLTIALPWLAGRVVNLGAGTGCSGIFTICLCTETEAILKVQDRSDVCPSYDDIRTNGTSDMLDCSLLSAETTLPDSYEDESAPVLTLTATWVKNGIILDCAAQHNIFDMGGIDQFFRLLATSLQNGDLPQPAIEINNRDRRSIFPPLGQDEIKYDHTAMRCPSALNKPLRLPLPPGPRPAFHHFRFSATNLGLIARNCNTPSMDDALSAFVWKRLSAVRLHLYNKPDAVTGFSRAVDCRRTLGVPAEYMGQLAVKTFSTMTLRNIEGSSLDIVAAHLRKDLQKIRDQNFLRSLATLIDSESDKSTFNFVQDFNPETWINASSWVGVNAYALEFGLLGKPAVVRRPTSKPVQSLLYFLPQTQQGDIDVLLCLTDEEIVMLKKDEEWSKYARYIG
- a CDS encoding uncharacterized protein (ID:PFLUO_003313-T1.cds;~source:funannotate), whose product is MPVHYNTHTKEPYLRLPTPLSNIIITPHRLSQLEETVAAQVRLLNEPTIYLNLEGPPYPYLPEHGEEWVKRKCDDGEPVVSAVRAEFENPDTEKPFFDSCPFTVIREVTEQGPETGDPLKDVLIGDIGMDRYSFYEEGYGTEKRAEAQRLNNELSAGDRRIVWSIGDFLSPSHHGRGIMTLAMRTVLQDWGVPRMNIHLLKSCAFVENKGSLRVFEKNNFEVVCTLKDWAPVSESRGGGTKSLVIVNWKGL
- a CDS encoding uncharacterized protein (ID:PFLUO_003314-T1.cds;~source:funannotate) → MTDSKGAGGGKPIYPAGTIAKVSTDILNETFHNIIHDLVSKVHREEKIARMRSAVTVARQKAEATVDESDETIVDPKKEDVVEQKNMADIQLETEGAVFDRGKVFLKGNPLHTTKQIICPECRLPRLLYPPTGSNAVPPPDQPARYCQNQPLVTVPGHDVHGKLFSVMPNPKKKKEDDTIPTVPTNKCPICPRYFVISRLAQHMDRCMNISGRGSARNQTPTDSSAGAGSGASSPTSSASKRAHAADDEDGSPSPTKKKKPNGPKKNATAKPGPSKLKNSFTVEDNDDDSKSENADILDV